ACGGATGCGCAGTACCTTTAGTCGGTTCCTTATGGATATGGGCGACTGCATAGCCAACCTTAACAGGGGAGAAAAGAGGGCAGCAGGATAAGGGAGCGAAAAGAGGAGAAAAAAGGGAGAAAAAGGCAGGGGAGAAAAGTTGAAAAGGGGGCGGTTGTAAGGACGGTGAGACCATCCAAAATTTACACAAAAAGGCCTCAAAAACTACTAACTTCACTTATATAAGACTTATATAAGTCATCAAGAGGTATAATAAACATGGGAAGACGCAAGAAACCTACAAGAGAAGAACTTTTAGAATATAAGAAAACAAGCTCATTAAATCATAAGCGCGGACAATGTAAGGACCTTAAGACAGGCGATATGACCGGAGCCCTTGACCTTGCTTTGTACAGTCTTAAAAGAACAGGCGGTATGCCGTTTAAGTATGAACCTACAGAAGAAGGCTTAAAAAGATTCACGCAGGAAAGCATAGACTACTTAGACTACTGTAACGAGGTTAACAAGGACCTTGAGGAAGGTCAGAAGCTCATACCAGATATTGAAGGATGGGCGGTATATCTTGGCACTACCAGAATGACCATATTCGAATATGAGAAGCGCGGCGGTGAGTGGAAAAAGACTATCGACTATTTCAAGAACATCATAGCACACGGCAAGAAGGAACTAGCCCTTAACGGCAAAATGGCACCCGTCCTTTATATGTTTGATTCCGCTAATAATCACAACTATATCAATACAAATGAATTCAAGATAACGGCCACAAGCACAGTCATTAATAGTGAACAGAGTCAGATTGAGCAGGAGATAACTAACAGTGGCTTAGTATGGGATGATCAGGAAAAGAGATTCGTTCCAGTAACGGGAGAGACAAAGGATGTTGACGGAAGAACAATTACTGAAAGCAAAGATAGCGCTAGCGAAAAAGAATAATGAGGATACTGACAAGATCCTGGCTCTTGAATGGCATAGGAAATCCAAGCAGGCATTTACAGAATATGGTCTGCCTTACAGAGTCTACTTTGATTATCTGAAGAACAGATACAAGCACCCAAGGGAGACGGTTCCAATAAATCCCTGCTACCCTTTACCGGGATTCCCTATTGATAAGGTCATTCGCGTAACGCCTAAAGATTTTAGCACACCTAAGGAACTACCTGCAGGCAGCAGTCAGGATGACATCTATACCTATGAAAACCTTAACGAGGAAAAGAAATTCGCTGTCTATATGCTGATAAAACAGTCAAGACCGTGGGAATTCCTTAACGACAAATGGAAAAACGTCTTTTCAATGTTCCTTGTGGGCTATGATTTCATGAAGTTTAGTGAATTTGATTTCATGGGCGAGGTGGGAATACTTAACCGGGGAGAGCTTAAACTGCTGAGAAATCATTACAGTAACGCAGTCATGGGCAGATTTAAGGAGTATAAGGACAACGGGGAGTATCTACTTGAAGAACCTGCATATCAGACAGAGTATCAGTATCTATATTCAGACAAACCGTTTGTGGTGATTCTGGAAAAGGACGAGATAAAAGACAGGGTAGCGGTGGAAAAGAAACTCAGGATCCCACCGGATGAAGGACAGAGAAAACTTTATAAGGATATGTACGGTATCGACATATACGAGGAATGACAGTTAAGACCACCGGGCAGCAGCTTAGGTGGTCATTCTGTGCAGTAAAACAGTGTGAGACATTGAAGGGGGGCAGGGGATATGACTAATTCAGAGATTCAGAAGCAGGGAAGCAGTAAGGCAAATGTTGAGGAACTTAAGAGGCTTGCAGACAGTAACGGAGAATTTAGATGTCTGTATGCGGATTGTGTCCGTAACGGTGGAAAGCCAAGCCAGTTAACGCTTATAAGTCTGTTATGCTACAGAATGGGCGTTACGGCAGCAGTCAATGATATGTTAATGGATGCAGTGAACGGTTAACTTCATATTCTCGTAACGCAATAACAAAGCATATAAAAAGCACATAGCACAGTATAAAAAGTGAGGGTGTACAAAAGTGTATTAAAACTATTGACATAAAACTCTTTTTTGGTGTATGGTGTAAATACAAAAGTAAACGAACGTCACTTTTAATACACCACCACACCAATTAGAGAAGGGAGACAATGTTATGTGTACGATATACGGTTATTGCAGAATATCAAGAAGAACCCAGAGTATTGAAAGACAGATAAGGAATATCCAGGCTAAATATCCTGAGGCAGTGATCAGGCAGGAAGCTTACACCGGAACCAAAATAAACCGTCCGGAATGGAACAAGCTTTATAAGGCAGTCAGGGAAGGTGATACGATTATATTTGATTCTGTATCACGTATGAGCCGTAACGCAGATGAAGGCGTTAAGACATACTTTGAATTACTGGATAGAGGCGTAACGCTTGTATTCCTTAAAGAACATTACATTGATACAGATACATACTTAGAGAACACTAAAGATAAAATAGCTCTTACCGGATCTGATGAAGATGAAATCTTTAAGGGCCTAAATAATTACTTTAGGAAGTTAGCAGAAAAGCAGATTAGAATAGCCTTTGAACAGGCAGAAAAAGAGGTTAGCGACTTGCACCAAAGGACAAAGGAAGGCATAGAGACAGCCAGACTTAACGGCAAGGTAATAGGACATAAGGCAGGAACAAAACTTGTAACCAAGAAATCAATAGCAGCCAAGGAACTGATCAGGAAGCACAGCAGGGACTTTGACGGACAGCTTAACGACCTTGAGTGCATCAAGCTCACAGGTATCAGCAGGAATTCATATTACAAATACAAGAAGGAAATAATAGACGAGATTAACGCCGCTATATGTTAACCAGAACTAAGGGCTTACCTAACAAGGTAGGCTCTTTTTTATTCCGTAACGTTAAAGAAGCTGCAGGACGAACCTAACAGCTTCCATATCCGTATTAACACCACCACAGTATTAAAGAACGGATGCATATATTTTAGCATAATATATTATTGCCTACCAAGTGTAAGGGTTGAAACTGTTAACACTTATCTGTAAAATGACTTATACAAGTATTATATAAGTCAATAAACACCACCACACTATTGAACCCATGACGTACCATGGCTTTTTGTGGTA
This genomic stretch from Butyrivibrio sp. AE3004 harbors:
- a CDS encoding terminase small subunit; the protein is MGRRKKPTREELLEYKKTSSLNHKRGQCKDLKTGDMTGALDLALYSLKRTGGMPFKYEPTEEGLKRFTQESIDYLDYCNEVNKDLEEGQKLIPDIEGWAVYLGTTRMTIFEYEKRGGEWKKTIDYFKNIIAHGKKELALNGKMAPVLYMFDSANNHNYINTNEFKITATSTVINSEQSQIEQEITNSGLVWDDQEKRFVPVTGETKDVDGRTITESKDSASEKE
- a CDS encoding recombinase family protein, translated to MCTIYGYCRISRRTQSIERQIRNIQAKYPEAVIRQEAYTGTKINRPEWNKLYKAVREGDTIIFDSVSRMSRNADEGVKTYFELLDRGVTLVFLKEHYIDTDTYLENTKDKIALTGSDEDEIFKGLNNYFRKLAEKQIRIAFEQAEKEVSDLHQRTKEGIETARLNGKVIGHKAGTKLVTKKSIAAKELIRKHSRDFDGQLNDLECIKLTGISRNSYYKYKKEIIDEINAAIC